ATCATTTTGCTTTCCTCTGCGGTAGCAGCCCGGAATGGCTGCTTATACAAACCAGCCATTGTATCCAGTACACCTTGTGAAACACGGTTGGTATAGAGGGAAGTGAACCTTCCTTCCAGCATCACTGCGATGGGGATATGCTGACGGTTGAATGTTTTGATATCGTCCTCTGTTTTCACACTGCTGAGTGAAACGAGTGCAGGAGTTGCCAATACGCGGGAATTGGCAGAACTGGCCAGCAGTATGGTCTTATTGATGCCTGGCGCTTTAACGGTATCGATGGAATTGGGAAAGATGCTAAGCACCCTGTCCATATTTCCGGATACCGGGTTGTTATTGTAAGATGTCAGCAGCGGGAAATATTGCCAGGGCTGGAGATCCATCTGAGGCTTATCTCCATAATTCCCAACCACCATTGGCAATTGATCGCATTGGAGGTCCTGCACCAGGTCCCCATTGATGCGAACGCCGTATTTGAAAAGCAGGTCGTCCAGGTTGAGGTTGCGATCGTAGGCGATGAAATCCGACTGCCTGCGCATGAGGCTGTCCATTTCCGCATAGAGCCTGTCGATCATCCAGATGATCTTTCCGCCCTGCATCACATATTGATCGAGTTTTAGTTTTTGTTCATCATTGAAAGGGACGGTTGGCTTCACTACCAGCAAAGCGTCGAAGTCATGCGGAATGAACGGCACACTGTCGATAGGTACAAAACCGAAGCCATATGCAGGTTTCAGCGTTCTTTCGATCAGGTCGTAAACATTATAGCTAAGCGGTTGTCCATTGCCGATAAGGTAACCAACATTGGGAACTTTGTTGGCAGTGAGCTTCTGAATGGCATGCGCGAATTTGTATTCCAGCAATGCTTCCGCATTGTTGAGGGATTGCATGCCGCCGGTCATGTCCTGCCCCTGCAGCAGGTCTACCGCTTCCACTTTATCATCGTAACTGATAATGGCGCCGGGAAAAAGATAACGTTGTTCTTCCGCCTCTCCGGCTTTCGCACGTACACGCACATTGGTGGGACGAAGGCCCAGTTTCATCAGCGAGTCCGCAGAGATCTCGCCGGCCAGCGCCTGCGACACAGGCTTCTCAAAACTGAACTGGATATTGGCCGCTGAAAGCTCTTTGAATTCCTGAAGCATTTCGCGGGTACTGTTCGCGAGCTTTTTGAAACCGGCAGGCATTTCGCCATCGAGAAAAACGGTGATGCTCACCCGATCTCCCAATCCTTTGATCAGTTTTTTGGTAGCAGGTGAGAGAGTATACCTTTTTTCCTGGGTGAGATCGATGCGAACAGGGATCAATGTAGCAATATAGTTAATGGCCACCAGCGCCAGAATGCAGGCGAGCCACCAGTATTTCGATTGTAGGATCTTTTTCATAGTCTTTGTTCAGGGTCTTCTTAACGCTTCAACAGGTTACGGGTGGTACAAACAAGGAAGAATGCGATCACGCTCAGGAAATAGATAATGTCCCGGCTATCGATCACGCCCCTGCTGATGCTGCGGTAATGGAAATCGATACCCAGCATTTCGATATAGTAGTCCGCCCCGGATTCCAGCGCGGGAATGCGGCTGATGGCATTGAAACCACTGTACAAAAGGAAACAGAAAAAGGCGCCGCTGATAAATGCAACCACAGCATTACTCGTAAAACTGCTGCAACAGATCCCGATGGCCACAAATACGGAAGCCAGGAAGATCAGACCGAAATAAGCACCGATAGTACCGCCGCGATCGATCCCTCCTTCAGTGGACATTTGCTGTACACTGATCACATAAATAATGGTAGGTATAAGCGCAATCAGCACCACTCCAAGCGCTCCGGCATATTTTCCGAGCACCAGTTTCCATCTGCTCAGAGGTTTGGTTTGAAGAATTTCGTAGGTGCCCGCCTTGAATTCATCGGAGAAGCTGCGCATGGTGATCGCAGGGATCAGGAGAAGCAGGATCCAGGGGGCTAATTCAAAAAATTTATCAAGTGTAGCGTAGCCAAAATCAAGGATATTGGTATCCGGGAACACAAAGAGAAACAATCCGTTAAGTAAAAGGAATACCACTATTGCGATATACCCGGTGAGGCTACTAAAAAACTGCCTGAACTCTTTTTTGCATACGGGCCACATGTTACGAAAATAAGGGATTATCAGTATAAATTAAGAAAAGATGAAATTGTTTGCGCGGTGTGTAAATCTATTTGCTTATATTCGTTACTCCCCTTTATCCACCTGGTAAACCATTATCCAAAATATTGATTCACGAGTTTATTTGTAACTGTATAACCAAAACCTGCTGCAAGCGAAAACCCTCCCAACGGAGGGTTTTTTGATGTATACAAACGCTGGGAAATACATTTTTGTTGTGACCCATGGGCAATGGGATATGATAAACGCCGGCGGGTCGAAACGAACCGGCGCAATTGGATCTTTAATGGGGCCTGGGGTTGGTGGGATGGGACGGTAGAATATGGATGAGCTTCTTCGCTTACGTTTCGAAGGCCAGGTTTATTCATATCCCATTGCCAGAGCACCCTGATAGTGCAACAGCTTAAAACGCAATTTTCGCATTTGTTGGTGGAGGGATGGTGTGAAGGTGCAACTGCGAAATGTATTATACCAATTCCTTTTGTTTATTATTCCCAGGATAATCTTACTATGCAATCTTACTGCATCTTTCCGTCGGTTCCTCTTAGATGTTCTTCAACTTTTCAATCACATAATCGATTTCTTCAGGGGTTGTGAAACGGCCGAGACTAAAACGGATACTGCCATAGGCGAGCTCGTCGGAGAGCCCCATCGCTTTGAGCACATAGCTGGGTTCCATCAACGCACTGGTACAGGCGGAACCACTACTGACGGCAAGGTCTTTGGTGAAGGTGCGCATCAGTACGCCACTGTTGGTGTTGATGAAAGAGAGATTGGAAGTGTTGGGAAGACGATGATCAGAGCTGCCATTGATGATCACATTTCCTGTTTGTAATAATGATTGTTCGAGATGTTCTTTGAGTGCGATGATGCGACCGGTATCTGCCAGCATTTCTGCATTGGCAAGGGACGCAGCTTTGCCCAGGCCGACGATGCCGGGTACATTCAATGTGCCGCTGCGGATGCCTTTTTCGTGGCCGCCTCCATCGATCAACGGCGTGAGTTTTACGCGTGGTGATTTTCTTCTTACGTAAATAGCGCCGCAACCTTTGGGTCCATAGAATTTATGAGCGGATAATGCGAGGAGGTCTATGTTATCGTTTATTACATCGATGGGTATTTTGCCGGCGGCCTGTGTGGCATCGGTGAAGAAGATAATGTTGTGCTTCTTTGCGATGGCTCCTATTTCTTTGATGGGCTGCAGTACACCGGTTTCATTATTGGCATACATGATGGAGATCAGGATCGTGTCGTGACGGATGGATGCTTCGAGTTGCTGAAGATTGATGAGACCATCGGCATTGACGGGAAGGTAAGTGATATTGGCTCCAGCCTTTTCAAGATGTGCGCAGGTATCGAGAACGGCTTTGTGTTCTGTAGCTGCTGTGATGATATGATTACCCTTGCCGGAATACATGCTGAACACGCCTTTGATGGCGAGGTTGTCGGATTCTGTGGCGCCGGAAGTGAAATAGATCTCGCCGGGTTCGGCATTGATGAGAGCTGCAATTTGTTCGCGGGCCAGCTGCACTGCTTCCGCAGCCTGCCAGCCATAAACATGTGTGGTACTGGCTGCATTGCCGAACTGTCTGGTGAAGAAAGGCAATATCGCTTCTACCACGCGCGGGTCGCAGGGTGTGGTGGCATTGTAATCGAGATATACTGGCAGTGTGAGCATTTGCAGGAATGATGAATTAAATATCAACCAATGCGCGTAAAAATAGTTCAAATGCGGGTATTTTTAGGCCCGCAAAAACTTATGTCATGTTGAAAGTAGAACATATCGGAATTGCTGTGAAAAGCCTCACTGATTCGGTGCCCCTGTTTGAAAAACTGCTGAACACGGAATGTTATAAAACGGAAGAAGTAACAGGAGAAAAAGTGAACACTGCATTTTTCAGGCAGGGAGAAACGAAAATTGAATTACTGGAAAGCACAAGTGAAGATGGCGTGATCGCAAAATTTGTGGAGAAGAAAGGTGAAGGTATTCATCATATCGCCTTTGAGGTGGCTGATATCGAGGCGGAAATGAAAAGATTACAGGCCGAAGGATTTGTACTGCTGAATGAACAACCTAAACAAGGCGCTGATAATAAACTGGTTTGCTTCCTTCATCCCAAACATACCAATGGAGTGTTGATAGAATTATGTATGGAAAGATAAAAAACTATTGTACCTTTTACTGTCAATTACCCGTCTGAACAAACTGCCTGCTTATCTCTCAGTTCAAAGTGGATTTGGTCAACATTAAAAACGATTGCCTATGCGACCTCCCAACAGACTGAAAACCTGGATATGGTTAATGCTGGCCTTTGTATTTGTATGCCTGAGAGGCTAGTGAAAGAAGTTTTATTGATTGATCACTCTTCGATCTCTGTTTTATTCAATCCCAGTTTGTCGATAGCTATAGCTGCTGCGATCTGACTGGCATCTTTCTTATTGTAAGCCTTGCCTTCGGCAAGCAGTTCTCCATCTACCACTGCACCGATGGTGAAAAGTCTTCGGCCGCCTTCGATCCTTTCATCGAGTGTTTCGAATTCAAGGTTCTTCCCATTCTTATTGGCCCAGCCGTACAATTTATTCTTGTGATTGATCTCGAGATTTTCGAGGTCCTCCATGTAGAGGTGAGGGATGATGATGCATTCGAGTACCCACTTCTTTGTTTTTACAAATCCTTTATCGAGGTAAATAGCTCCCACAACCGCTTCCAGCGTATTGCCAAAGATCTGGCTCATCTTGAGTGAATTGTCGAACTTATTGTAGAAGGTGATCTTCTTGAGTCCCATTTTGATGGCGATCTCATTCAGCTTGTTCCTGTTCACCATTTTGCTGCGCATCTCGGTGAGGAACCCTTCTTCGCGATAGGGATATTTTTTAAAAAGATAGTCGGCTACGATGCCGGAGAGAATGGCATCACCAAGGTATTCGAGTCGTTCGTTGTTCTCATCGGCACTATCCCTTACAGATCTGTGTGTAAGGGCTGCCTGATACAAAGGAAGCTTCCCCGGGACGAATCCCAGTACATTACGAAGGTTCTTTTTGAAAGAAAGATCGTTCCCTTTGCCAAAAAATCGGTCCAGGAGTCCCACAATTGTTAAGCTACAAATTTTTCATTAAGCCAAAAAATCATTAATGGGTACGGGTACATGATTTCATTGGAACAGCAAGCAGCAAACGAATACGTGCAAACTAATTATGCCGGGTATTTCTTCACAATCACACAGGCATTGTGCCCGCCAAACCCGAAGGTATTGGAGAGGGCTGCCCTTACTTCACGCTGCTGGGATTTTCCAAAGGTGAAATTGAGACGTGGATCCAGTTCGGGATCATCAGTAAAGTGGTTGATGGTTGGTGGCACCATATCATTCACCACGCTCATGATGCATGCGATCGCTTCCACAACGCCTGCGGCGCCGAGGCAGTGACCTGTCATGGACTTGGTAGAGCTGATATTGAGATTGTAGGCGTGTTCACCGAATACATCCACAATAGCTTTTACTTCGGCTATATCTCCCAGTGGTGTGGAGGTCCCATGGGTATTGATATAATCGATGTCGGTGGCCTTCATACCTGCATCATCCAGCGCGGAAAGCATCACATTCTTTGCTCCCAGCCCTTCCGGGTGTGGAGCAGTGATATGGTGTGCATCGGCAGTGGCGCCACATCCTGCGATCTCGCAGTAGATCTTGGCTCCACGGGCCAGCGCATGGTCCAGATCTTCCAGTACCAGTACTCCCGCGCCTTCGCCCATTACAAAACCATCACGGTCTTTGTCGTATGGACGGCTGGCGGTCTTGGGATCATCATTGCGTTCACTGAGCGCTTTCATTGCATTGAACCCGCCCACACCAGCTTCGCGGATCACACTTTCAGAACCACCGGCAAGAATCACATCAGCCTTTCCGAGCCTGATCAGGTTAAAGGCTTCCATGATTGCATTGGTGGAAGAAGCGCAAGCACTTACAACCGCGAAGTTGGGGCCACGGAATCCGTGACGCATGGAAATATGTCCTGCAGCAATATCAAGAATCATCTTCGGAATGAAGAACGGATTGAAGCGTGGAGTGCCATCGCCTTGTGCAAAGGCAGTGACTTCCTCCTGGAAGGTGATCAAGCCACCAATACCACTGGCAAATACAACACCAACGCGATCTGCATTGATGCCTTCTGCCTTGAGGCCCGCATCATTTACTGCCTGGTCACTTACAACCAATGCAGTTTGTGTGAAGCGGTCCAGTTTTCTTGCTTCTTTTTTATCCAGAAATTCTAACGGATCAAAATTCTTGAGTTCACAAGCGAAACGGGTCTTGAACTTGGACGCATCAAATAACGTAATGGCATCAGCGCCGGAAACTCCGTTGATGAGACCATTCCAGTATTCTTCCAAATTATTACCGATTGGCGTCAACGCACCAATACCCGTTACAACAACTCGTTTTAATTGCATAGGACTATTTCCCGGGGGAGTTAAATTAAGTAACAAATCCGCCCCTGCGGCTACTGCCAGCTATTGAAGAGCGGATTTAATTTATTGCACCTGAAACAAGTTTCAGTTTACTTAGCATGTTCTTCTAAGTAAGCAATAGCCTGACCAACTGTTGTAATGGTTTCAGCTTGCTCATCAGGAATGGAAATGTTGAATTCTTTTTCAAATTCCATAATCAGTTCCACGGTGTCCAGAGAGTCGGCACCCAAATCATTGGTGAAAGAAGCCTCATTGGTAACTTCTGCTTCTTCTACACCTAACTTATCAACAATAATCTTTTTTACTCTTGTTGCAATGTCTGACATTTTTGTAAAGTTTAGTTACGGCTGCAAAAATATAGATTTTGGGATTATAACAACAATTGGCTGGTTTTTAATTAATGCTGTGAATATTTTGTTCTTTCGCCGTTTTGTAGTACTATCCGCCATCCCGCTTCCAGCCTTTGCTGAAAGCCGGGCGCCGAAGATAATCCACCGGGATGAAACCTGCTTATATTGAATAATTTTATATACTTGAAATCCTCCCGGTAATGTGGTAAATCGTTAAATTGCAGACACCTGTATCATCACCCAAATCCCAGGTATGGCCCTCAAAATTATAGATCACGGCTCTTTTGAATACCAGCAGATGGTTAACCTGCGCCTTGAAATCCTGCGCAAGCCACTCGGCCTGTCCTTCACTCCCGAAGAACTGGAGTCTGAAAAAGAAGAAATACTGATAGGTGCTTTTGAAGATGAAAAGATGCTCGGATGCTGTATGCTTATCCGCGCAGACGCCCAAACGGTGCGACTTCGCCAGATGGCGGTACTCAATAACCTCCAGGGAAAAGGCATCGGGCGAGCCCTGATGCAGTTTGCCGAAAACCTGGCCCGCGACCGCGGTTACAGCAGAATGACCATGCATGCCCGCGCCTCAGCCACAGGCTTTTACGAGAAACTGGGATATGAAGTAAGGGGAGATCAGTTCGATGAAGTGACCATCCCCCATTATATTATGGAGAAAGTACTTTATTAGATCTTACACCAGCCTTATACAGAAAGGATATCGATAATACCTCCCTTCCGAAGCCCGGATGGTGGCAACAATCACCAGAACAATATTAACAACGGGCAACACCCATAAGAAGAGTAATCCTACCAGCACAATGATCAGGATGGCCGAAATAATATAAGCCAGCAGGATCGTGATCTGGAAATTCAGGGATTCACGGGCATGAAATTCCACAAAACTGCCTTCATTTCTTTTTACAAGATAGATCACCAGCGGGGCCAGGATTCCAATCCCCGGAACAATTGCGAGAATATGCGATAATATCGCCATCGTTTTCTCTTCACTGGCGGGAGGAACGGGAGGCATATCGGCAGTTCCGAAAATAGAGTTCGTATCTTGCGCGTTCATGACTGTTTGTTTATTTTATCAGTCGTATAAACAGTCTAATAATTACAGAATATGTTCAAACCCCTTCGATTTCTTCTTGTTGCGGCAATGTTGTTCAGCCTTTCCGCATCCGCCTGTCTGAATGAATATCAACGTAAAGAGATGCCGCTGGATAAAAACAAACTGCATCTTCACTTGCTGCTTCATTCGAAAGAAGATGAAATGCCTTACTGGTGGCATGGATTTGACGGAGAATCTCTCCACAGCCTGGAGGACATGGCTGGAAAAAATATCGCAGAGCTGAACTACAAACAACGTTCCGACTATGCAGTTGCCCAACTCAAGGTAGGCGACAAAGCCAAAGGCCTGCAGATATTACAGGATCTCTACCGGTCATACCCAAACGAATATAATATTGTTGCCAATCTCGGCACCGCATATGAACTAAACGGCGATAAAACCAAAGCACTTGAGTGCCTTAAAAAAGCTGTCGCCATCAACCCGCTCTCGCACTTTGGTTCCGAATGGATCCATGTTCGTATCCTGGAAGAACAACTGGCGGCAACACCCGATTACAAAAAGATCATCAACCTCAACACCGGTAATTTCCAGGACTGGCTGACTGATAAAACTTATCGTTTTCCCCGCCCGGCCGATTCATTGAAATTACAGATCGCTTACCAGTTGCATGAGCGGATCGCTTTCATTGCACCGCCCAATGCCGTGATCGGACAACTGGTCACAGATTTCGGAGACATCGTTGCCAAAACAGATTCGCTTGGCGCAGCATTTGAATTCTATCAGTTTGCACTGAAGTATGATTCTACATTGAAAGACAGTATTGATGTACGCATCAATGGCGTGAAGGCTTCGCAGAAAGAAGTGAAGGATACTTTCAGATGGGCAACTATCGTATGGGCTATCCCGTTACTGGCGCTGGTAATGATCTTCCTCGCCTGGCTGAGAAGTCTCAGGAATAACAAGAAAGCAGATTCATAAAAAGTAAAACCGGCCTGAGCGCCGGTTTTACTTTTTATGAATCTGTTGGAAATTATTTAGATGCTGCTGTTTCTGCACTCACAAACTCCTGCATCCTTTTCAGGAATGCCACCAGCTTGTTCATGCTCTTTATATCGGTAACGATCAGCAGGAAAGACCTGTCTGTTTGTTTCAGTCTTGCATTGTTCACCTGCGTTTGCACAAAGTTGAGGATCTGTTGGAATACAGGTGATTCAAAATAAGGCGAATCAGGTTTGTTCACGAAATAACAACGCAGTGTTTCATCTTTCAATGTCATCTTTTCAAAACCCAGTTCCACACCCGATCTTCGGGCGCGTACAGTTTCAAAGAGATCATCCACCTGGGGCGGAACAGGTCCGAAACGATCACCCAGTTCCTGGTGAAATTCCTGCAGGGCGGGCTCATCTTCACAGTTATCAAGCCTGGTGTACAGCGTCAATCTTTCGGTGATGCTTTCCACATAACTATCGGGGATCAGGATTTCGAGATCGGTATCGATGGTGCAATCCTGCACATAATCTTCCTGCCTGGCAATCTCTTCTTTGAAGAGGTTACGGAATTCGGTTCGCTTCAGTTCTTTGATGGCTTCGTCCAGGATCTTCTGGTACATCTCGAATCCTATCTCGGCCATGAAGCCGCTCTGCTCACCACCCAGCATATTACCGGCGCCCCGAATGTCAAGGTCGCGCATGGCGATCTGGAAGCCGCTACCTAGCTCGCTGTGCTGTTCCAGTGTTTGCAGGCGTTTGCGGGAATCGGGCGGCAATGTGCTCATTGGCGGCGCCAGCAGGTAACAGAAGGCTTTCCGATTGCTTCTTCCTACCCGGCCACGCAACTGGTGCAGATCGCTCAGTCCGAAATGATGCGCATTGTTCACGATAATGGTATTCACATTCGGAATATCCACGCCACTCTCCACGATATTGGTACAGATGAGTACATCGTATTTCTTGTTGATGAAGTCCAGGATCTTTTCCTCCAACTCATGCCCCTCAAGCTGGCCATGCGCGAAACCGATACTGAGATCAGGACAAAGGCCCTGCAGTTTCACTTTCATTTCCGCCAGCCCCTGGATCCGGTTATGGATGAAGAAGACCTGTCCGCCACGTTCAGTCTCGAAATAAATGGCGTCCCGGAGCAGATCATCGTTCATCACAGCCACTTCTGTCTGGATTGGCTGCCTGTTCGGCGGCGGCGTGTTGATGATACTGAGATCGCGAGCGCCCATCAGGCTGAACTGCAATGTTCTTGGGATAGGGGTTGCCGTTAGGGTAAGACAATCCACATTGGTGCGGAGTGTTTTGATCTTCTCTTTATGCGCCACGCCGAATTTCTGTTCTTCATCGATCACGAGCAGGCCAAGGTCTTTGAACTTCACTTCTTTGCCCAGTATGGCATGCGTACCGATGATGATATCGATCTTTCCTTCTTCCAGTCTTTTTAAAGTCTCTTTCTTTTCTTTTGAAGATTTGAAACGGTTCACATAATCCACTGTTACAGGAAAATCTTTCAGACGTTCACTGAAAGATTTGTAATGCTGGTAAGCGAGGATAGTGGTAGGCACCAGCACAGCAGCTTGCTTTCCGTCCACGCATGTTTTGAAGGCGGCGCGCATCGCGATCTCGGTTTTGCCGAAACCCACATCGCCGCAAACAAGACGGTCCATCGGAGATGGTTGTTCCATATCACGCTTCACATCGGCAGTAGCCTTGCTCTGGTCTGGTGTGTCTTCGTAAATGAAGCTGGCCTCCAGCTCAGTTTGCATGTAATTGTCGGGAGTATGCTGAAACCCTTGCTGGGCTTTTCTTTGCGCGTATAACTTAATAAGATCGAAGGCAATCTCTTTGACCTTCGTTTTCGTTTTTTCCTTCAGCCGGTTCCAGGCATCGCTACCCAGCTTGTTCACTTTCGGCACGGAACCTTCCTTGCCGGTGTATTTGGAGATCTTGTGCAGTGAGTTGATATTCACATACAGGATATCACTGTCCTTATAAATGATCCGTACAGCCTCCTGCAGTTTTCCATTGGTCTCGATCTTCTGTAAACCGCTGTATACGCCCACACCGTGATCGATATGCGTAACATAGTCGCCGGGCTGTAACTCGCGCAGGGTGCGGAGTGTAAGGGCTTTGTTCTTATTGTAAGCCTGTTTGACCTTGTACTTATGATAGCGCTGGAAGATCTGGTGGTCAGTATAGCAAACCAGTTTCAGGTCTTCATCGATGAAGCCTTCATGGATGGATGTAGGTATGGGTGTGAAGGGGATCTCCGCCTTCAGATCTTCGAAGATGCTGTTGAGGCGTTCCAGCTGGCGCGGATTCTCTGCAAAAAGATAGAGCCCGAAGTTCTTTGCTGACCAGCTTTTGAGATCCCGGATCAGCAGGTCGAACTGCCTGTTGAATGCAGGCTGCGCCTTTGTATTGAAATGTATGTCAACCGGGATATCGTGGGCCGCAGGATCTCCTTCAGGGAAATCCTTGCCATGGCCGAAAGCCACGATATGCCTTGATTGTAATTGTTGTTCTATCCGGAGTGCAGGTACAAAATCTTCTGGTTTTGTATCCGTTTTCTCCATGCGGGTGTCTTCATCACCGGCAGCATCACGCGCTTTTTGCGTGGGCGTAACGGTGGTAAGAAAAAGCTCCAGGTCTTCCTCCTGAATGATCAGTCTCTCTTTGGTAAAGGACCAGTCCTGCATCCACACAACGGTATTCTCCGGCAGGAAATCGAAGAGAGAGATCTTGTCGGCAGTATCGAACTGTGTGTCTACATTTGGAATGATGGTCACCTGCAGCAGCTTCCGTTCACTGAGCTGGGTTTCCGGATCGAAGATGCGGATACTGTCAA
This portion of the Pseudobacter ginsenosidimutans genome encodes:
- the mfd gene encoding transcription-repair coupling factor codes for the protein MNLQSLLDAFKKDPRLFQLADKLSFARPQRIHCENLRGSAASFVISTIFQNPASSQLNHLVVCEDAEKAAYLHNSLENLTNALNLYFFPSSFKNRKNFRLLNPSHVMLRTEALTRFAAQSQGRAGMLITYPEALFEKVVLPNTLSGNIIYIKSGDTLDLVGLMDKLVGYGFDRTDFVYEPGQFALRGGILDIYSFGNEKPYRVELFGNDVDSIRIFDPETQLSERKLLQVTIIPNVDTQFDTADKISLFDFLPENTVVWMQDWSFTKERLIIQEEDLELFLTTVTPTQKARDAAGDEDTRMEKTDTKPEDFVPALRIEQQLQSRHIVAFGHGKDFPEGDPAAHDIPVDIHFNTKAQPAFNRQFDLLIRDLKSWSAKNFGLYLFAENPRQLERLNSIFEDLKAEIPFTPIPTSIHEGFIDEDLKLVCYTDHQIFQRYHKYKVKQAYNKNKALTLRTLRELQPGDYVTHIDHGVGVYSGLQKIETNGKLQEAVRIIYKDSDILYVNINSLHKISKYTGKEGSVPKVNKLGSDAWNRLKEKTKTKVKEIAFDLIKLYAQRKAQQGFQHTPDNYMQTELEASFIYEDTPDQSKATADVKRDMEQPSPMDRLVCGDVGFGKTEIAMRAAFKTCVDGKQAAVLVPTTILAYQHYKSFSERLKDFPVTVDYVNRFKSSKEKKETLKRLEEGKIDIIIGTHAILGKEVKFKDLGLLVIDEEQKFGVAHKEKIKTLRTNVDCLTLTATPIPRTLQFSLMGARDLSIINTPPPNRQPIQTEVAVMNDDLLRDAIYFETERGGQVFFIHNRIQGLAEMKVKLQGLCPDLSIGFAHGQLEGHELEEKILDFINKKYDVLICTNIVESGVDIPNVNTIIVNNAHHFGLSDLHQLRGRVGRSNRKAFCYLLAPPMSTLPPDSRKRLQTLEQHSELGSGFQIAMRDLDIRGAGNMLGGEQSGFMAEIGFEMYQKILDEAIKELKRTEFRNLFKEEIARQEDYVQDCTIDTDLEILIPDSYVESITERLTLYTRLDNCEDEPALQEFHQELGDRFGPVPPQVDDLFETVRARRSGVELGFEKMTLKDETLRCYFVNKPDSPYFESPVFQQILNFVQTQVNNARLKQTDRSFLLIVTDIKSMNKLVAFLKRMQEFVSAETAASK